Part of the Primulina huaijiensis isolate GDHJ02 chromosome 15, ASM1229523v2, whole genome shotgun sequence genome is shown below.
CCAAAAGACAAAATGTATCACAGAGACAATGAAGAACAGGTGGCAAGGTAGAGTACTAAGAGAAGGGGAAACAAAGCGAAAATGATACCACCATACCTCCAATCCGCTTTTCAAGCCGACGCCAGCAATAGTAGCTCCAAGCCCGATTAGTAAAACATCCTTCCTATTGTATCCAAAAGCAGTCTGCAATTGTCACAAATTTAGCATGCCGACTCAAAGATTCCCACAATTTTTAAACATAGCAGTGATAGCAAAAAAAAACCGAGTTACTCATACTCTCTCTTTTATTTTTCCACTTCTAATGGTAACAAATTTAACACTGTAAGCTTAGTATTCACGTTCTTTGAGAGAAGTATAATGCCAATCCGACTGATAAAATAAGCGACAAAGTAGACTGCTTGCTAAATTTTCAAAACACATGTCAAGGATACCATAGCCAAGGGAAATAAGATTAATTAAACTTACATTACATCAGTGAGGCATACCTTATTCTGGTTTGGAGATTCGTCTTTATCACCACTCGATTCGGAGGAGCCACTACATCTTGGAATTGTAGAGATTACTTTCCTTGATGTTGAGGCATGAGACATTCTCTTCAGGACTGGAAAACCTCCTaaacttataaatttttaagAATAAACCATTTCTGCATTTACAATTCAATCAATGCACAATCACATAGCAAAATCCTGTGTTTAAAAAACGAAACAATACACAATCACGTACAAGTAAACAATGGGACCATAAAAAACATCAATAGCAAACATTAAACATGTATACTTGTCTTTTTCGAAACTCCATCGCCATCCTCGTTACAGCCATTCATCAAGTCTAGTTTTTTTCCCTAATCCTACTCATCTAGACACACAAAAACTCAGATAAATCTATTTGCAGACTTTAAGGGGTCCCAAACGAAAATATCCATAACTAGACTATCATAGATTATGAAAGAAATCACCAGAAGTTCTCAACAACTATAAAGTAACACTTAAAATTGCTCACTAAACATTGATTATTAACGGCATACATCAAAATAGAGATGTCACCTTTGATTAATCTGTTCGAAGGTTCCAGCAAGTGAGGATCGGTTAGAAATGAAGTGGGTCTTTTACTGATGCTAGTGCATACGTGTATACATGGCATCGAGGCCATTGTAGCAAAATTTCTTCGAGGAATCTGTGGGGAATGGACGAGACAGAGCCTCCTTTCCCCGCCACTCATCCTCTGCCTGCGATATTAGTGTCCGTATTTCGGGTGCGGGTGGGCTTTCTCGGAGCCCAGTTGTTGGAAGAGCCCATTGGTCGGTATATTTTTAAGAGCGGGTCTTCTACGAGTCTTTGCTTCGTGGGctgaaaagtaataattttttatataaaataataatttatactaatatttttttaaatctaaatttAGTCCATCGTGTCTGCCATAATGCTAATTATCCATTATGTTTAGCCAAATAATTCAACAATCAAAATCCATTATTTTGATCGTCGACCGAACAGCAATGATCTTGCACTTGGTTTCCACCCGATCCGTACAACTCTTGCCATTGAATAGGTTGATCGCTGATGCAATAGTTGACTAAGAGCTCCAGTTTGCTTATACGCAATTAGCTAGCTTAACCCTGATTGCTTAAGTCTCGTCTTGTATGTTGGACGAAGTTACAATAGTCATATTGAACCCTCGAATATGTTCGAATTTCGATCCAACAGAAGATATATTACGTTGTAAACTATTCCGAGAACTGTTATACGTTTCTCTATTTCTTTGAAGTGAATTCATGCCctttgatatatttattaataatattttttgtttaactAAAACTTTTGCATcaataatcataataaattacaaaatcgTTGAAAAATTATTCTTAGGACCCAAAATTTGTAggattaatttatttcaaatttttttaaaaaaataattgtaccATTGAAAAtctaaatatcaaattatttcctaaaatcaaatcttttttttaccCAGAAGCAACCACAATTAAAGTAGAACCTTTGATGACAACAAATGCTTCTTTGTAACAAGTGTCTGGCCATTGATTCAGTGATTAATACTTCCCGTTCCAATATAAatagagtaggtttcttgtgagacggtcacacgaatctttatctgtgagacgggtcaatcctaccgatattcacaataaaaagtaatactcttagcataaaaagtaatatttttcatggatgatccaaataagagatctgtctcacaaaatatgatccgtgagaccgtctcacacaagtttttaccttataaatatcacatttcagcacatttcttttttcatttgtcccaaatatatatttcaatttctatatttagtattatttttctattattttaccAATTTACCATCATCGTTAAATGCATTAactacttaaaaaaaatatctcattAAACCATTCACTCgtaaaatgtgaaatttgttgtaaaattaacttttctgataatttttttaaatcggTGTGAAAatacacacaaatatatatgagacaaaatcaaatttgaagtgAATTGTTGTGAAATACCTCACCATTTCAAATAAAAAGACAAATCAAACAGTTGAACCGATACTAACAAGTAACAACTACCCCTCTCAGTGTATATAAGTCGCATACGCTTTCAAGTTTCTTACTCGAAGAAAAACAATACGCCTAAAATatgaagtttatttatttatttatttatttttcaatctgGTGAGGTGGTCAACAATACCAGTATTCTTTAACATTCCTCACATGTTCCAAACACGTAAAGATTGATTGGGCCTCGCACAACAAACTAAATTTATGTACACATgaacaaaaatatttcaaagtcACGACCGttaaaaaaaactcataaacGACACAATCTATCAAGTTAAATCAGCAAtaatttgactgaaaacttaagcAGAAATGTACTTAAAGCTATAATCCTGAATTGTTTAAAACGTGTCTTGATTATTCAGATCTATACAGTCTTTTCCTTGAGAGAATCTTTTAGTTTTCACTTctgaactattttcttaatggaGAAGATAATAGAGAACGTGATGATGTGTGATGTAGGGACCATTATCCATATATAGATAATATCTATCATTATgttctgatatttctgttttagttcatcataaaaacagaaattatgtttatgtctctacacattaaaggcTCACAATCAATTAGATACATTAAAACTCAATAGCCAAAAAAAATTTAGCTGATCACTTTAATTTTGAGCTTAACTTAATAGACAATCTGCATcgcataattattcacatattagcatatataaataaaactgATCCAACAATCTCTTACTTGGGTAACtttataattatgtttgtgaaaataacCTTATAAGCTCAAAAATGTTGACATTCCGAAATGTATATATAACCAATCTGGTCCATCAAACACATCAACATAGAATCAAAGCTGTTTTCGCTACACTCAAGACCCATCAATGGTCACATGTGCGAATACAACTGAATGACATGGATCATTAGTGGATGTGTAGCATGGAAATTTCATGCAATGTGATCATAACATTCTTATTTCCAGCTGGTCCTCCCTTATCCTTATTGAGATCAAACTTTAAACGATAATCAGAATATGACTTAACTTGGAATTTATTTATGCAAAAATATATAACTATAAGTGAAAATGTCTACAActgaaaatcatttaaaataacactCCTACTAAAACTGAATTTCCTCGATTGACATAACACCCATACGAGCAGTGTGCTCATGAAACTGTTTGGGTGGTAATCCCTTAGTAAGCGGATCCACAACCATGAAGTTTGTACCGATATGCTCAATAGACAAATTTTCACTCTGAATTCTTTCTTTAATAACTAGGAACTTGATGTCAATATTTTTTGACTTCGTCGAGCTCCTGTTGTTATTGAAATACATTACTGCTGATTTATTGTCATAATATATTCTTAGTGGTCCTTCAATGCCATCAATAATGCGAAGTCCTGTGACAAGCCATATTGAATGCTTGGATGCTTCATAACAAGCTACAAATTCAGCTGTTATGGTGGAATAGGTTATTAGAGACTGTTTAGCACTCTTATAGGAAATGACACCTCTAGTAATGAGACAGATGATACCCGACGTAAATTTCATGCTATCTTGATATCCAGCAAAATCAGAGTCAGCATACCTAATGATCTCAAGCTGATCCAACCTCTGATATAAAAAACATGTAATCTTTTTTTCTCTATAGGTATTGTAAAATTCTTTTGACTGCTTTCTAATGTTCCACTCATGGATTACTTAAATATCATCTCAACATTCCTGTCACGTACGTAATATCTTGGCGTATACAAACCTGGGCATACATCATACTCCCCACTGCAGATGCATAGGGAGTCTTCTGCATTTTATTTTCCTCAAAATCATTCTTGGGACATTGTTTGAGACTAAATTTGGCTCCCTTGGCCATAGAGGTATCCGTTGGTTTACAATCTTGCATCCCATATCGCTTGAGAACTTTCTCGATATAGTCTTTCTAAGATAATACAAGAATCCTCGAGAATGGTCACGATGTATCTGGACACCCGGTACAAAAGATGCATCACCaagatctttcatctcaaaattcttaactAGAAATCTGTGAAGCTCATTTACTCTAAtgacaattaatgatcaaacaataatggtttgatataaattcgCAGCggaaaaaggtttaaaatactttaaaacggacctcagggcctagaaaaatttcggcatgacctccccgcaagtaggacatcccgaaaactcaagcaacagtttatatcaaaatatactccaactagagtcattaAAACAAAACCGAAGTTCAACAActtatagccgcactggccaggactaaacagaaattaaaacttaccaaatactcaccagatcataagaaTCACATAGTCGACTCAGAAAATCACAAAACAACCAAATACCactacagatacacggggcatctccccggcaaataaaatacaatacaagactgaaacaaactcaagacatatatatagactaactgggagactccactgaacagaaccaagcaatccaacctcaatcccgagctccactggcggaacctcggcctaatgctgcaaaacgactcgggagatctaccatgttgcccaatagcaaccacagcagccccccagtaaacaactgaggttaggattctggtatgaaacagttcaacaataacaacaataatcataaatcatgcataatcatataataaaatgtaatatgcaatgcatgaaaggctcaacgaataacCGGGATAACAAGAGCCAAAAAACGGTgcgataacaactggaataatgctcgagcaacaacacaggggagctacatcgtcatgcagctaaactgccctgccaagtatgcgaggtatgccaagctgtgctaaataacacccctgactcggcctccatacagctgatacggtATAACAGGATGGTACAACAGAAcaactagatgacacaatcccagcgctcacctcaaaaggctgcactaaccacgaGATTGTTCAATCATatctacggtctcatgtgtataagcctatcagccacacaatgatcccgagataaacaacagtgccagataacgacggatatcaacaatgggctaacaagaacgatagggctcaacatgaatgtcataactgtATGCCAGATtctaaatgccaataatatgtcataataataaacatagatcacaacgaaggcatttaacaatttacaacagtcaacaagccataaacacgatccatgtaacacagaatgacaattaaacataatttatgttttaccgtcgtatgttaccgagctgtaacatacctataccaactTGAAACTCTCATATCAACTTCTCTTCAAGACTCTCGGCCTAAACAACACCACAATAAGCCGATCATGAAAACTACATTCGATACCAATGTCTGATTTGGCacaaaagagcataaaattTGTATCTCGCTCAATAttaatgcaaatcaatatccgccaattggaaatgaaagataactCAAATATCTAACTTTTTCTAGAAGAAAACATTTCCATAATCCTAATATATAAATCCCAGAATTAACAAGAAGACACTACTCCATACGCACTTCGCGACAGAATTCTGTAATTGAGCAGTTTTGGCAAAATAAGCATAACTATCTCAATTCTTAATATAATCtaacgaatcttatatcattacGAAGATAACACATAGCTCTACAACTTTTGTTCGAATCATAAGTTCAGAATCCGAATGCATATATGCCATAATCCCGAATTACAGTAGGTATTCTGCACAGTTCAATTTCGAATCTAgttttgacacatttttgtagaaaaatcataacaaatccgttTTGAATCGAAATCCAATGCTTCTAGTGGCTATGAAAAACTAACATAAAGCACTAAAAAGTTTGTTTTGATaatttctacaaattcaaaataaaaaaatcgcaGCAACCCAAAAACTGGAAGAATTCGCGCAGAAACAGAGCACTGGAACAGCAGCTTTGATCTACCCGTGTTCTTGCTCAAAATTCACGATTTCTGTCTTGAATCGAAGCTTAGGATGTTAGAAAGACACCCCTTTAGACCGATTGAGATTTCAACGCCGGACGANTCCCGGTCTGAATTTATTTTGCTcacgtgtgttatttaaactctatatgtattttatatcgttaaattctccgatattctaaaatacatatttttaacacactttttgaatttatttggcataaataattattttaatttacaactcaataattattctaattataccAAATTATCGGATAATTAATTATAGGACCTTACACTTCTTCACCCCTTAAaacaaatttcgtcctcgaaatttctgTTTATACACATACATCTTACACACAATACGAAACCAACAATACATTATTAGGAATCAAACATATACGGATAAGATGCTCTCATCTTCTCTTTTGTTTCCACGTTGATTATTCTACACCATGCCTTGACCACCAGACACGTACAAGTGGTATAATTTTATTGCGTAAAACTTTATCTTTACGATCCAAGATACAAACAGGATACTCAGTATACGAtagagaaggatcaagttcaacctcatcaagTTGAATCACATGAGATGGATTGGGCTCATACTTacgcaacatagaaacatggaaAACATCGTGGATGCCAGACAATGACTGGGGCAAATCCAAACGATAAGCGCAAATCCCAATACGCTCAACGATCTCGTAGGGACCAATGAAACGAGGTGACAACTTACCTCTCATACCAAAACGAACACCTCTAAACGAAGAGATTCTCAGAAATACAAAATCTCCAACTTGAAATTCTAGAGGTTGACGACGTCTGTTAGCATAACTAGCTTGCCGATCTTGGGCAGCTTTCATTCTCTGACGAATCAACTGGACTTTATCATGCATTTCCTGAACAATGTCAGGTCCAGTCAACTACTTCTTACCAAATTCATCCCAACAAAGAGGTGATCGACATCGTCTGCCATACAAAACTTCAAAAAGAGTCATACCAATAGTCAcctggaaactgttgttatatTAAAATTCTACTAGAGATAAAGATTCTTGCCAACTGtctttaaaatcaatgactaCAGCTCAAAGCAGATCCTCGAGTATCCGAATCCTACGCTctgtctgaccatctgtctgaggatggtacGCAGTACTCATCGCAAGTTGTGTACCCATTTCTTTTTGAAAACTAGTCCAAAACTTTGATgtgaatctagggtcacgatctgaGACTATTGCAACTGGAACTCCATGCAGTCTCAAaacattttcaatatacagACGAGCAATCTTCTTGTACGAATACGTCCtctcatacggaataaagtgtGTCGATTTAGATAACCTATCGACAATCATCCAAATGGCATCAAAATGACGAGAAGTACGTGGCAAATGcgtaacaaaatccatagccacGTGTTCCCAGTTCCACTGAAGAACCTCAAGACTATGCAGTAATCCTCCAGGTCTCATTCGTTCTGCTTTGACTTGCTGACAGATCATACAACGAGACACAAACTCAGCCGCATCTTTTTTCATATTGTTCCACAAAAACTGAGGCCGTAGAATATGATACATTTTCCTGCCTCCTAGGTGGATACTATATCGAGTAAAATGAGCTTCTTTAAGGATGGCTGTACGCAATTCTGGAATATCTGGGACAACCAACCTACCATTTAACCGAAGAGAATCATCTGAGTGAATTGAGAAACCAGATTGGTGTCCTTGAGATACTAACTCATAAGATTTCAGAACTCgatcatcaaattttttttgagctGACTTTACAATCTGAATCAACTCTGGCTCAACAGAAATCTGAGATACACAAACATCATTACCttggatttgaaaatccaacCCAGAAGTGCAAATATCCTCTCGTAACTTAGAAACACGGATCGGGGATAAATTAACATCAACAACCTTacgactcaaagcatcggcaatgacattcacttttcccggatgatactggatctcacaatcataatctttcaaaagatccatccaacgtctctgtctcatattcagatcTGACTGAGAGAACAGGtacttcaagcttttgtgatcagaatagattacAAATTGCTCCCCaaacaaataatgcctccaaatcttgagagcaaaaacgatagcagccaat
Proteins encoded:
- the LOC140958283 gene encoding uncharacterized protein isoform X2, whose product is MSGGERRLCLVHSPQIPRRNFATMASMPCIHVCTSISKRPTSFLTDPHLLEPSNRLIKVLKRMSHASTSRKVISTIPRCSGSSESSGDKDESPNQNKTAFGYNRKDVLLIGLGATIAGVGLKSGLEFVGVDPLQAGNVVQLVLVLGLTVGWIFTYIFRVSNKEMTYAQQLRDYEVKVMEKRLESLTEAEIQALLEQVEEEKRRMAGGEQVNK
- the LOC140958283 gene encoding uncharacterized protein isoform X1, with translation MSGGERRLCLVHSPQIPRRNFATMASMPCIHVCTSISKRPTSFLTDPHLLEPSNRLIKGGFPVLKRMSHASTSRKVISTIPRCSGSSESSGDKDESPNQNKTAFGYNRKDVLLIGLGATIAGVGLKSGLEFVGVDPLQAGNVVQLVLVLGLTVGWIFTYIFRVSNKEMTYAQQLRDYEVKVMEKRLESLTEAEIQALLEQVEEEKRRMAGGEQVNK